One stretch of Prunus persica cultivar Lovell chromosome G1, Prunus_persica_NCBIv2, whole genome shotgun sequence DNA includes these proteins:
- the LOC18792131 gene encoding uncharacterized protein LOC18792131: MEASQPGSPSTAQSAVEEELVKCYCCGLTEECTPEYIAIVKERQQGRWICGLCAEAIKEENSRSHRGLNDEEAMKRHASFREEFRLSSPPEKSAEELISAMKKLLRRTLNSPKKEGLGCQPALSRSKSSFAPVVKGSS, translated from the coding sequence ATGGAGGCGTCGCAGCCAGGGAGTCCAAGCACAGCTCAATCAGCGGTGGAAGAGGAGTTGGTGAAGTGCTACTGCTGCGGGTTGACAGAGGAATGCACGCCGGAGTACATAGCTATAGTGAAGGAGAGGCAACAGGGCCGTTGGATTTGCGGACTTTGTGCGGAGGCGATCAAGGAAGAGAACTCAAGGTCGCATAGGGGCCTCAACGACGAGGAGGCGATGAAACGGCACGCCAGTTTTCGTGAGGAGTTTCGGTTGTCGAGCCCTCCAGAGAAGTCTGCTGAGGAATTGATATCGGCGATGAAGAAGCTTTTGCGACGGACTTTGAACTCCCCAAAAAAAGAGGGGTTGGGTTGCCAACCCGCTCTTTCGAGGTCGAAGAGCTCCTTTGCACCGGTGGTGAAAGGAAGTAGTTGA